In Drosophila willistoni isolate 14030-0811.24 chromosome XR unlocalized genomic scaffold, UCI_dwil_1.1 Seg144, whole genome shotgun sequence, one DNA window encodes the following:
- the LOC6639190 gene encoding uncharacterized protein LOC6639190 yields MLKIPNLRRKPLPSQEPHVIKIERPMPGKKISLLKSSNIQPQPMKTKAEQDQNVANELNRRLQLLHERVNEWKAVRKN; encoded by the coding sequence atgcTCAAAATTCCGAATCTAAGACGTAAACCGTTGCCGTCCCAGGAGCCGCATGTTATCAAAATTGAACGTCCAATGCCGGGCAAAAAGATTAGTTTGCTGAAATCATCAAATATACAACCCCAACCGATGAAAACCAAAGCCGAACAGGACCAGAATGTGGCCAATGAGCTGAATCGTCGTCTACAATTGCTGCACGAGCGTGTGAACGAATGGAAGGCCGTGCGAAAGAATTGA